The stretch of DNA GAGGCCCCAGAAAACCCGGAGACCTTCCCCATGCCCCTCGCCCGCATTTCCGTTCCGGCCCATCTGGCGCCGGCCCAAATCCGCGCCCTTGCCAACGCCGTGCACGAGGGTCTCGTCGAAACCTGTGGCGTGCCGCCCAAGGACCGATTTCAGCTCGTTTCGGCCTATGCGCCGGAGATGATGCTCATCGACCCGACCTTCCCTGACGTCGCGCGCACGCCGGACGCCTCGATCATCGAGATTCTGTTTCTCGAGGGACGCACGATCGATCAGAAGAAAAATCTGTTTCGGCGGATCGCGGACCGGGCCGTCAGCGCCGGATTTTCCGGAGACGACGTGATGATCGTGCTCACCGAAAATGCGCCGGTGGACTGGTCGCTCGGTCGTGGCCTTGCATTCGGCGACCACCATGCGCCGATGGTGTCCCGCTGACAGCGCATGCCGGACGGCGCCGCAAGCGCCGTCCGCAAGTCAGGCTATCTTCACGCCGCAGCCTTCCGCGGCGCGACCTCGAGTTGGCCGGCGATGTAGCGGCGCTCCTGGGTGAGGCCGCCGAAGCCGTAGGCATCGCCCTTCACTTCATCGACATGGGCGTAGCTTTCCTCGTGCAGCGGCCCGAGCAGTTCGCCCATGCGCTGGAACAGCGCGGCGAGATAGGCGGCCTTCTCGTCCTTGGTATTGGTGCCCTCGCTGACATGAACGTCGAGCCAGAAGCTGGCGAGGCTCTGCTCGGCGAGTGACTTTCCGCCGGCAAACCAGTCGGCGGCATCGACCGATTTCACGATGATGGCGGTGACCTTGGGATCCTTGCGCAGGATTTTTGCGGTGAGATCGCTGACGGCGGACGCAATCTCCGCCTTCAGCGACGGCGACTTGCGGACGCTGGAATAGGTGACGGTAACAAGCGGCATGGTCGTTCTCCTTCGATGGGGCGCGCTGGCATCGCGCTGCCATTCATCTAGACCCGCGCCCATCATTTTGGTATCTTATCTATGTTCATAACAGTGATAACTAATATTTATGATGACATGAGCACGCTGGATATCGACACGGTGCAGGCGTTCCTGCTGGTCGCCGAACTGCAGAGCTTTACCCGCGCTGCCGAGGCGTTCGGCACCACGCAAGCGTCCGTCAGCATGAAGCTGCAGCGGCTGGAGAGCGTGGTCGGCAAGCGGCTGGTCGAGCGCTCGCCGCGGGCGGTCGCGCTGACCGCCGCGGGTGCTGCGTTCCTGCCCCATGCCCGCGCGCTGATCGAGGCGCATGACCGCGCGCTGTCGGGCGAGATGCCCGCGCGCCAGCAATTGTCGCTCGGCATCTCCGATCACGCCGCGGGACCGGAACTGGTGCCGCTGCTCGAACGGCTGCACGCGATGTCGTCGCAGCTGGCGCTTTCGGTGACGATCGGCTTTTCGCGCGCGATGCTGGAGGCCTACGATGCCGGCGAACTTGATGCCGTCGTGGTGCGGCAGGAAGGCAGCCGCCGCGGTGGCGAGAAACTGACGGAAGACGCCTTCGGCTGGTTCGCCGCCAAACGCCTGGTCTGGCGCCGCGGCGAGACGCTGCCGCTGGCGACGCTGGCGCCGCCCTGCGGCGTGCGCGCGCTCGCCATCCGCGCCCTCGACAAGGCCGGCATCGCCTGGAGCGAGAGCTTTGTCGGCGGCGGCGTCACCGCGGTGGCCGCGGCGGCATTGGCCGGCCTTGCGATAGCGCCGCTGGCCCGGCGGATCGCCCCGCCCGGCCTTGTCGATATCGGGCCGGCCGAAGGGCTGCCGCGGCTGCCTTCTTCGAAGGTGGTGCTGCACTCGAAGGTCAGCGATCCAGCCAAGCTCGCGGCGTTGCGGACACTGGCGGCGACGTTCAGGAGCGTGGTTGCCTCGGCGAAACGTTCCGTTTCGCCGGCGTAACGGACCGTTTCGTTAAAAAGTCCGATTTTTCGGGAACCAGTTGGGACCTTGTGCGTTTGCGCCTCTTAAACGGGCAGTCGGATGTTCACGAAAGATCAACAACGGCAAAGGTATCTATTCGAATCCGAACGTAATTTCCGACTCCTGGTTGAAGGCGTTGCCGACTACGCGCTTTACATGCTGGATCCAAGCGGCGTAGTGACGAGTTGGAATATCGGCGGCCAGCGGATCAAGGGTTACTCGCCCGCCGAGATCATCGGGCACCACTTCTCCCGCTTCTATGCCGAAGTCGACCGCGCGAACGGCAAGCCGCTCCGCGCCTTGCGCATCGCCCGCGAACAGGGCCGCTACGAGGAGGAAGGCTGGCGCGTCCGCAAGGACGGCACCTTCTTCTGGGCCAGCGTCATCATCGACCCGCTCTACGAGGACGGCAAGCTGGTCGGCTTCGCCAAGATCACCCGGGACATTACCGAGCGCCGCGAAGCCCAGCTCAAGCTCGAACAGATGCACCAGCAGCTTGCGGAAGCGCAGAAACTCGACGCGCTCGGCCAACTGACCGGCGGCGTGGCGCATGATTTCAACAATCTTCTGATGGTCATCAGCGGCAGTCTTCACACACTGAGGAAAGCGGTTGGCGACGATCCCAAATGCCAGCGGGCGCTATCGGCAATCGATGGGGCAACCAAACGCGGCGCCTCCCTCACCAGCCAGTTGCTGACATTCGCCCGGCGACAGAGCGTCAACCCGCAAGCGGTCGATGTCGCCGAACGCGTCGATGCGGTGCGCGAAGTGCTCGATGCCGCCGTCGGCAGCGCGGTGACGCTGCAATTCGAGGTCGACCGGGGCGTCTGGCCGGTCATGGTCGACGTCGCCGAGTTCGAGACGGCGCTGGTCAATCTCGTCGTCAACGCGCGCGACGCCATGACCGGCGACGGCGTCATCACGATATCGGCGCGTAACGACACGCTCAGGGACGAGGTCAACGCCGGCGAATATGTCGCCATTACCGTCGAAGACACCGGCGCCGGCATCGCGCCCGATATCCTCAGCAAGATCTTCGACCCCTTCTTCACCACCAAGCCGATCGGCAAGGGCACCGGTCTCGGGCTGTCGCAGGTTCATGGCTTCGCGCATCAGGCCGGCGGAACGGTCAAGGTGGCGAGCGAACTCGGCAAGGGCACCAGGATCACGATCCTGCTGCCGCGAAAGGAAACCGCTGACACCGCCGAGGACGCCAATGCGGTGGATAGCGGCGGCAGCGGCACCGTGCTGCTGGTCGAGGACAATCCGGAGGTCGCCTCCGTCAGCGCCGGCCTGCTCGAACAGCTCGGCTACACCGTCCGCAGGGTGGCGGATGCCGAAGCGGCCTTGCGCGAAATCGAACTCGACGGCATAGACCTCGTCTTCTCCGACATCGTGATGCCCGGCAAAATGGATGGGCTCGGTCTGGCGCGTCACCTGAAGGCGACCAAGCCCGGACTGCCGATCCTGCTGGCCAGCGGCTACAGCGATGCCGCGCTGAGCGTGCGCGGCGATTTTCCCATCCTGCGCAAGCCCTACGAAATCCACGAACTCAGCCAGGCGATCGCGAAACTGCCGCGGTGATGGGGCAGGCGTAGCTGGAGCAGATCTCGCCCCCCTCACAGAATCGCCTCGAACGCACTGCGTAGCGTTTCGTGCCGGAACACGAAGCCGTTACTGAGTGCCTTGTTCGGCAGCACGCGCTGGCCGCCCAGCAGCAATTCATTGGCGAAGTCGCCGCCGACGCGGCGCAGCAGCGCGCCGGGAATCCGGAAAATCGCCGGCCGGTGCAGCCGGCGGCCCAACTCCTCGGTGAACTTTGCATTGGTCACGGGGATCGGTGCGGTGGCGTTGATCGGCCCTGCCAGTTCAGGCTTTGCGATCACATGGGCGATCAGGCGGATCAGATCGTCGCGCTCGATCCACGACATCCACTGCCGGCCCGAGCCCAGCGGTCCGCCAAGGCCGAACTCGAACGGCGTCAGCATCCGCGTGATGAAGCCGCCATCGGTGCCGATCACGAGGCCGATCCGCAGGCAGATCACGCGCACGCCATGCGCTTCCGCCGCACGCGCCGCGTTTTCCCAGGCGTCGCAGAGCTCATGGCTGAAGCAGGCATGTGATTTTGCCGACTCCGTCAGCACCTGATCCTGCCAGAGCCCATACCAACCAATGGCCGAGCCGCTCACCAGCACCGCCGGCTTGCGTTCGAGCCGCGCGATCAGCTTGACGATGTCGCCGGTCATGTTGATCCGGGAGTCGAGGATTTTTCGGCGCTTGGCGTCGGTCCACAGCCCGTTGCCGATCGGCTCGCCTGCGAGATTGACGATGGCATCGATGCTGGTGTCCGTCGGAAGCTGGTCGAGGCTCGTGATCAGCGTGATCGGCGGCGGCAGCATGTCGGCCTTCGCGGGGTTACGCACCAGCGCGATGACCTGATGGCCCGCCCCGCTCAGGCTTGCCACCAGGCGGCTGCCGATGAAGCCGGTGGCGCCGGTGACCAGCACCGTCTGCCGGACGGGCAGTTTTTCGACCAGGCCCGCCGCGGGCGCGCTGCTCATTCGCGCCAGACGCTTCGACGCCATGAAATCGCGCAGGCCACAAAGCGCCGCACCGACGGCCGAGGCCGCCGCGACCATGCTGAGCCAGCCGGTGTAAGCCGATTTGACGCCGGTCGGCTGCGCTGCCCAGCCGATCAGGACCGGCAGCAGCAGCACCAGAATGGCGCCGTAGTTGATCGCGAGCAGCGTGTGATTGATACGTTCGCTGGCGGGCAATTTCCGGCTCATGTCCTCCTCGACGAAATCCATCAGCGTGATGACGATTTCGGCTGCCAGCACGGCGATAATCAGCATCGCGAGGATGCCGTGCACCTCGAGCCAGCCCAGCACCAGGAACAGCAGCGCATAGAGCATGTTGCGCAGGCTGTGGAGCTGCAGCTCGTAGCGCTGCGAGGGACGCCATGCGAGCCGCTCGGTCAGTTCATGGTGATAGAACGTGTCGAACACGCCCATCACGATCTGAATGGCGATCAGGGTCCACAGCAGCGACGTCATGATGCGGCCTCCCGGAACAATGCGGATTGACGAATGAGCTTGCCGAAGCGCGGATGAACGATTTCCAGCGTGAAACGGAACGTGCCGCCACCGAGATCGGAATGGGTCACGGTGAGATCGCCGGGCGTGAACCGCATCGGCAGCGGCAATCTCAACGGCCCGATCTGAAAGGAATAGCCGACGCCGCGAAACACCAGCGCTTCGTGCTCGACGGATATGACCAGCGCCATGCTGATGCCGTAGCCAACATATTCCTCGAGCCCGGTCGGCCCGGCGAAACGTTTTGCGGAATGAATGACCTGCGGAAATCCGTTGCTGCGCGCGCAGATGCGGGTCCAGATCTGCCCACCGCTCGCCGCGTCCTCGGTCACCGTCACGACCATCGGGACACCGGTCTCGGCACCCGTCGGCAACGGCCCGCCGATCACGCGCGCAAGCTGCGCCAGCCACCAGCCGGCGCGGCTGAAGCTTGCCTCCTCGATCGTGCCGACATAGACGACGGTCTCGCCATCGGCGAAGCGCTTGGAGAAGCGCCGCCATATCGCCAGCGGCAGCCGGCCCCACTCCTCGTCGGGCAGCAGATCGTGGAAGCGGTGGTCGTCGAGCAGGATGGTGTTCGAGGCGGGCGTTGCGGGAAGCCTTGGTACTCTGGTGGACGCCATCACACGCTCCTGCTCTGCCCCTATCTGGGTTTCCCTGCCGGCAAGAAACTGACGATCTTCTCGCCGAGCTTGATCAGCGCGACCAGCCGCGGCCGCGGCACGTGGAGCATCTGCGTGTACCAACGGTCGACCAGTTCGGTGAACGCCAGCATTTCCTTCAACCGCTTGCTGGCGACCGGGCTGATGGTCGGATCGTCAGCCGCGTCGGAAACGCAGGCGCGCAGCGCATCGACCGCGGGGTCGATCTCACGCTCCTTGCGGCCGGCGGCGATCCGTGCCGCCACTTCCCAGATGTCGGTCTCCGCCTCGAAATGATCGCGGCGGTCGCCGAGGATCGGCACCCGGCGGATCAGGTTCCAGGCCAGCAGCTCCTTGATGGAGTTGGAGACGTTGGACCGCGCCATGCCGAGCGTCTCAGCGATGTCCTCCGCGGTCATCGGCGCCTCGGCGAGATAAAGCAGGCCGTGGATCTGGCTGACGGAGCGGTTGACGCCCCACTCGTCCCCCATGTCGCCCCAGTGCAGGATGAACCGCTCGACGACGGCCGGGAGTTTCTTCTTGGCTGTTGTTTCTGTCATAACAGAAATATCTGACGGAACTGTTCGAATGTCAAGTCCCGTGCACCAAGCCGGCGTCGCGCTGGCAAAACCCGCGGCGGAATAGCCGTCCTGCCATGAGCATCGCACCCCTGCCCGTCAGGGTTCCCGGAATGGAACCCGGACGAAATCGCGGTTCCGTTGTTTCCCGGATCGATCCGTTAACCCTTTGGCACCGGCCGCCTCTTAGATTCCTCTTCGCGCGTTGCCGGCAACGAGGTCCGGCGCGGTCATCAAGGCACGGCATGCCCCATCGAAATCCCCCAGACCCCGGCGGGCCGCTGCGGCGGGTACCATCGACGGCGGTGGTCATCACGTTTGCGCTGGTCATGACCGCCTGCGTCCTGGGCGTCATGGCCTGGAAGGCGCTCGACGCCAAGAAGGCGGCGCTGGCGAGCGGCAGCTCCGAGATCCAGAACCTCGCGCATTCGCTGGCCGAACACGCCTCGCACACGCTTCAGGCCGTCGATATTGCGATGGCGGGAATGGTGGACTTGCTGAAGTACCGAGATCCCGAGCCGGACCGGTTCAACAAATACCTGGCTGAAACGGCGAAAACGCTGCCCCAATTGCGCGGCATCGGCGTCGCCGATGCCAAGGGCAACTGGGGCTATTCGTCATTTCCGCAAAACCCGCGCCACAACGTCTCGGACCGGAGTTATTTTGCCTACCATCGCGATACACCGGACAATACGCTTCGGATCAGCGAGCTGATGCAGTCCCGTATCGACGATCGATCTTCAATGATCGTTCTCTCGAAACGTATCACCAAGCTCGACGGCAGCTTCGGCGGGGTCGTCGCCGCAGCGATCGACAAGGATTATTTCGACGGCTTTTACCGGACATTCCAGCTCGGCCCCGACGGCGGCATCAGCCTGATACGCAATGATGGTACGCTCCTGATACGCTGGCCGCTGTCGGACAAGAGCACCGATCTTTCCAGGACCGACCTGTTCTCAAGGCATCTCAAGCTGAGCTCTGTCGGATGCTACAAGATCGTCTCCCCGTTCGACGGCATCGCGAAATACTTCGGTTACGAGGAAACGCCGCATTATCCGGCAATCGTCACCGTGGCCGTGTCGGAAGACTGGATGCTGGCCGACTGGCGGAAGACCCTGCGGACCGATGTCATCGTTGGCAGCGTGCTATTGTGCATGATCCTTCTGCTGGCGGCATTGCTCGCCCTCCAGTTCCGCTTCCGCAGCAAGACCGAGCGCGTGCTGCGCGAGCGCGAGGCGCATTATCGCCTGCTCGCGAACAACATCGCCGACATCATCATCCTGATCGATGCCCGCAGTCTGTTGCGCTACGTTTCGCGGTCGGCCGAGCCGGTGCTGGGATTGCGCCCGAAGGATCTTCTCGGCAAATCATGCTTCGACCTGGTGCATCCCGGCGACAGGGAGAGCGTGAAATCGGCGACCGCACGGCTCAATGGCGTCGACTGCGTCAGCACCGTCATATTTCGACACTATCGCGGCGACGGAACGCTGGCGTGGGTGGAAAGCAAGTTCAAGCTGGCGTCGGAACCGAGCGCCCCTGCCCGGACGGAATTCCTCTGCGTCATCCGCGACGTCACCGAACGCAAGCGGATGGAAGACGAACTGACCCAGCTCAACCGCCGGCTCACCCAGCTCGCTGCAACCGATGGACTGACCAGCCTCACCAACCGCCGCACCTTCGACGGCTTCCTGCGGCGCGAATACGAATTCTGCGAAGAGATCGCGGTGCTGCTGTTCGATATCGACAATTTCAAGGGCTACAACGACACCTACGGACACCAGGCCGGCGACCGTTGCCTGCAGGCGGTGGCGAAAGCCATCGGCGATGCGACCGCCAATACGTCAGGCCTGTCCGCGCGCTATGGCGGCGAGGAATTCGCCGTCGTGCTGCCGAATACAACGGAAGACGCCGCCCTGAAGGTCGCTGAATCCATCCGGCTGACCGTGCGAGCCCTGGGCATTCCGAACACGGCCTCCAGCCGCGGATACATCACCATCAGCGCGGGCGTCGCCGCCAAAAACCGCTCGACGCTAGATGAGGCTGCACTGGTGGGAGAAGCCGACACCGCGCTCTATGAAGCCAAGCGTCTCGGCCGCAATCGCAGCATTGTGTATTCCTCCCTCGACCTGCAATATGTCGAGAGCGCCTCCATCCAGCACGATGGTGAGCTTGCGCCGGGTGAACAGACGCAGCAATGAGATCTCCAACGCGATCAAAATTCGTCGTCCCTGCGAACGCAGGGACCCATACCGCGTGATCTCTCGATGACCTTCGGTGGCTGACGCTCTGCCAACTACCGTCGTCGCTTGCTGAACCGAAGCCGTCTCCTAATGTGCCCCTTCCGCCGGCCGCGGCGTATGGGTCCCTGCGTTCGCAGGGACGACAAGTTGATAGATTCTCGCACTTCCCGCGGTCTTCCCTGCGGACGCACAGGACGACGATGTGGGCAAGCGCCGCTAAATCGTCGGCAACACCGAGAACCGCTCCCCTGCCTCCCGCAGCTTCAGCATGTCGGGATTGGCGGCTTCGTCCTGCAGCGCCTCCACCCGCGCCGATGACGGCCCGCGGCGGCATGCCGCGATCATGGCAGCAACCATCTCCGCGGGACCTGCGAACAGCGCCTCGACGCTGCCGTCCCTGCGGTTGCGCACCCAGCCTTCGAGCGCACGCGACCGCGCCTCGTGGTCGACAAAGGCGCGGTAACCGACGCCCTGCACCCAGCCTGTTATCGCGACATGACGGATCGCCTTGCTCATCTTACTTTTTCAGCCCGAGAAATTCGCCACTGCGCGCTTTCACTTCCGCTTCGCGCATGGCTCGGCCAGTCAACTCGGATGAGGCCAAACCGTTCAAATTCTTCGGCGAGGTTCCCTCACGCAGGGCCATCAGCGTGTCGTAGACGGCCTGCGTCGCGGCGGCGAACGGCGCGTGGCCCTGCAGCGCGATCCGCACGCGCTGACCAGCGAGATAATCCAGCGCGGTCATCTCCTCGGGCGCACCGCCGAGCAC from Bradyrhizobium sp. AZCC 1693 encodes:
- a CDS encoding tautomerase family protein, which encodes MPLARISVPAHLAPAQIRALANAVHEGLVETCGVPPKDRFQLVSAYAPEMMLIDPTFPDVARTPDASIIEILFLEGRTIDQKKNLFRRIADRAVSAGFSGDDVMIVLTENAPVDWSLGRGLAFGDHHAPMVSR
- a CDS encoding tautomerase family protein, whose translation is MPLVTVTYSSVRKSPSLKAEIASAVSDLTAKILRKDPKVTAIIVKSVDAADWFAGGKSLAEQSLASFWLDVHVSEGTNTKDEKAAYLAALFQRMGELLGPLHEESYAHVDEVKGDAYGFGGLTQERRYIAGQLEVAPRKAAA
- a CDS encoding LysR family transcriptional regulator, which produces MSTLDIDTVQAFLLVAELQSFTRAAEAFGTTQASVSMKLQRLESVVGKRLVERSPRAVALTAAGAAFLPHARALIEAHDRALSGEMPARQQLSLGISDHAAGPELVPLLERLHAMSSQLALSVTIGFSRAMLEAYDAGELDAVVVRQEGSRRGGEKLTEDAFGWFAAKRLVWRRGETLPLATLAPPCGVRALAIRALDKAGIAWSESFVGGGVTAVAAAALAGLAIAPLARRIAPPGLVDIGPAEGLPRLPSSKVVLHSKVSDPAKLAALRTLAATFRSVVASAKRSVSPA
- a CDS encoding PAS domain-containing sensor histidine kinase, with the translated sequence MFTKDQQRQRYLFESERNFRLLVEGVADYALYMLDPSGVVTSWNIGGQRIKGYSPAEIIGHHFSRFYAEVDRANGKPLRALRIAREQGRYEEEGWRVRKDGTFFWASVIIDPLYEDGKLVGFAKITRDITERREAQLKLEQMHQQLAEAQKLDALGQLTGGVAHDFNNLLMVISGSLHTLRKAVGDDPKCQRALSAIDGATKRGASLTSQLLTFARRQSVNPQAVDVAERVDAVREVLDAAVGSAVTLQFEVDRGVWPVMVDVAEFETALVNLVVNARDAMTGDGVITISARNDTLRDEVNAGEYVAITVEDTGAGIAPDILSKIFDPFFTTKPIGKGTGLGLSQVHGFAHQAGGTVKVASELGKGTRITILLPRKETADTAEDANAVDSGGSGTVLLVEDNPEVASVSAGLLEQLGYTVRRVADAEAALREIELDGIDLVFSDIVMPGKMDGLGLARHLKATKPGLPILLASGYSDAALSVRGDFPILRKPYEIHELSQAIAKLPR
- a CDS encoding TIGR01777 family oxidoreductase, with protein sequence MTSLLWTLIAIQIVMGVFDTFYHHELTERLAWRPSQRYELQLHSLRNMLYALLFLVLGWLEVHGILAMLIIAVLAAEIVITLMDFVEEDMSRKLPASERINHTLLAINYGAILVLLLPVLIGWAAQPTGVKSAYTGWLSMVAAASAVGAALCGLRDFMASKRLARMSSAPAAGLVEKLPVRQTVLVTGATGFIGSRLVASLSGAGHQVIALVRNPAKADMLPPPITLITSLDQLPTDTSIDAIVNLAGEPIGNGLWTDAKRRKILDSRINMTGDIVKLIARLERKPAVLVSGSAIGWYGLWQDQVLTESAKSHACFSHELCDAWENAARAAEAHGVRVICLRIGLVIGTDGGFITRMLTPFEFGLGGPLGSGRQWMSWIERDDLIRLIAHVIAKPELAGPINATAPIPVTNAKFTEELGRRLHRPAIFRIPGALLRRVGGDFANELLLGGQRVLPNKALSNGFVFRHETLRSAFEAIL
- a CDS encoding DUF4166 domain-containing protein; the protein is MASTRVPRLPATPASNTILLDDHRFHDLLPDEEWGRLPLAIWRRFSKRFADGETVVYVGTIEEASFSRAGWWLAQLARVIGGPLPTGAETGVPMVVTVTEDAASGGQIWTRICARSNGFPQVIHSAKRFAGPTGLEEYVGYGISMALVISVEHEALVFRGVGYSFQIGPLRLPLPMRFTPGDLTVTHSDLGGGTFRFTLEIVHPRFGKLIRQSALFREAAS
- a CDS encoding GbsR/MarR family transcriptional regulator encodes the protein MTETTAKKKLPAVVERFILHWGDMGDEWGVNRSVSQIHGLLYLAEAPMTAEDIAETLGMARSNVSNSIKELLAWNLIRRVPILGDRRDHFEAETDIWEVAARIAAGRKEREIDPAVDALRACVSDAADDPTISPVASKRLKEMLAFTELVDRWYTQMLHVPRPRLVALIKLGEKIVSFLPAGKPR
- a CDS encoding diguanylate cyclase domain-containing protein encodes the protein MPHRNPPDPGGPLRRVPSTAVVITFALVMTACVLGVMAWKALDAKKAALASGSSEIQNLAHSLAEHASHTLQAVDIAMAGMVDLLKYRDPEPDRFNKYLAETAKTLPQLRGIGVADAKGNWGYSSFPQNPRHNVSDRSYFAYHRDTPDNTLRISELMQSRIDDRSSMIVLSKRITKLDGSFGGVVAAAIDKDYFDGFYRTFQLGPDGGISLIRNDGTLLIRWPLSDKSTDLSRTDLFSRHLKLSSVGCYKIVSPFDGIAKYFGYEETPHYPAIVTVAVSEDWMLADWRKTLRTDVIVGSVLLCMILLLAALLALQFRFRSKTERVLREREAHYRLLANNIADIIILIDARSLLRYVSRSAEPVLGLRPKDLLGKSCFDLVHPGDRESVKSATARLNGVDCVSTVIFRHYRGDGTLAWVESKFKLASEPSAPARTEFLCVIRDVTERKRMEDELTQLNRRLTQLAATDGLTSLTNRRTFDGFLRREYEFCEEIAVLLFDIDNFKGYNDTYGHQAGDRCLQAVAKAIGDATANTSGLSARYGGEEFAVVLPNTTEDAALKVAESIRLTVRALGIPNTASSRGYITISAGVAAKNRSTLDEAALVGEADTALYEAKRLGRNRSIVYSSLDLQYVESASIQHDGELAPGEQTQQ
- a CDS encoding acylphosphatase, whose product is MSKAIRHVAITGWVQGVGYRAFVDHEARSRALEGWVRNRRDGSVEALFAGPAEMVAAMIAACRRGPSSARVEALQDEAANPDMLKLREAGERFSVLPTI